The following are encoded in a window of Bacillota bacterium genomic DNA:
- the dapB gene encoding 4-hydroxy-tetrahydrodipicolinate reductase has product MVRILLSGALGKMGRTVAACVEEDENCSIVAGLDRFEDIAGSFPVYSSADKITEAADVIIDFSHPSALPAVLDYAVSKKIPAVIATTGLSQFDMDKVSEASKIVPIFRSANMSLGINLLLNLVSKAAAVLQNGFDIEVIEKHHNQKLDAPSGTALMITDAISKSLDYAPHYMYDRHSRRAKREKTEIGIHSIRAGNITGEHEVLFASAEEMIEIKHTAVSKGVFASGAINAAKFLVGKQSGIYSMTDLVNEMK; this is encoded by the coding sequence ATGGTACGCATTTTGCTCTCAGGCGCACTTGGCAAAATGGGGCGGACTGTTGCCGCCTGTGTAGAAGAAGATGAAAACTGTTCTATCGTCGCTGGGCTCGATAGGTTTGAAGATATAGCCGGTTCTTTCCCCGTCTATTCATCTGCTGATAAAATAACGGAAGCGGCTGACGTAATAATTGATTTTTCACACCCTTCCGCCCTGCCGGCTGTCTTAGACTATGCTGTTAGTAAAAAGATACCCGCGGTCATTGCAACCACGGGTCTTTCTCAGTTTGATATGGATAAGGTCAGCGAGGCATCTAAGATTGTGCCTATATTCAGATCTGCCAATATGTCACTCGGAATCAATCTTCTTTTAAACCTTGTTTCTAAAGCGGCGGCTGTTCTTCAAAACGGTTTTGATATAGAAGTCATCGAAAAACACCATAATCAAAAGCTCGACGCCCCCAGCGGTACGGCGCTGATGATAACAGACGCTATTTCGAAATCGCTCGATTACGCCCCTCATTATATGTATGACCGCCATTCACGCAGGGCTAAAAGGGAAAAAACCGAAATTGGTATACATTCCATCCGCGCGGGAAATATAACCGGTGAACACGAAGTTTTATTTGCAAGCGCCGAAGAAATGATTGAAATCAAACATACCGCTGTCTCCAAAGGCGTTTTTGCTTCCGGCGCTATCAATGCGGCAAAGTTTCTGGTTGGCAAACAAAGCGGAATTTATTCAATGACCGATCTCGTGAACGAGATGAAATAG
- a CDS encoding VOC family protein, with product MKMCWVTLNVTDLEESLKFYRDIVGLELFSRFPAGNESEIAMLGEADKPKIELICNKNFTASNKGEGVSIGFEGEALDKVAETLRSYNINILKGPISPSAHIRFFFVKDPDGYEIQFIEHK from the coding sequence ATGAAAATGTGCTGGGTGACACTTAATGTCACAGATTTAGAGGAATCGTTAAAATTTTATAGGGATATTGTCGGGCTTGAACTTTTCAGCCGCTTTCCCGCTGGAAATGAATCTGAGATTGCAATGCTTGGCGAAGCGGATAAACCGAAAATCGAACTTATTTGCAATAAAAATTTTACTGCATCAAATAAAGGTGAAGGGGTTTCAATAGGTTTTGAAGGCGAGGCACTAGATAAAGTTGCCGAGACTTTAAGAAGTTATAATATCAACATTTTAAAAGGACCAATTTCACCGTCGGCGCATATCAGATTTTTCTTTGTAAAAGATCCGGACGGATACGAAATACAGTTTATTGAACACAAATAA
- a CDS encoding DUF6323 family protein, translating to MKNEALFSPLKTALKKGEITELTSLNIELREHGLSLTQGDAEDIVDLRDKTLKNLGRVELDMTVSKELIKKLSDSPYITQDTLVETVADAYDVFHFIKNLTSDQIPDEDIISAITVYFNEVCRGSAELLMGKGAECIIKNYKEKKKLDDIEPRRDEEFWNLDD from the coding sequence ATGAAAAACGAGGCACTATTTAGCCCTTTAAAAACAGCATTAAAAAAGGGAGAAATCACAGAGCTTACATCACTGAACATTGAACTTAGGGAGCACGGGCTTAGCCTTACACAAGGTGATGCTGAGGATATTGTGGATCTGCGGGATAAGACGCTGAAAAATTTAGGCAGAGTTGAACTCGATATGACCGTGTCAAAAGAGCTTATTAAAAAGCTTTCTGATTCCCCGTATATAACGCAGGACACCCTTGTTGAAACTGTTGCAGATGCCTATGATGTGTTCCATTTCATTAAAAATTTGACGTCCGACCAGATTCCTGACGAGGATATAATATCTGCTATCACTGTGTATTTTAACGAGGTGTGCCGAGGGTCTGCCGAGCTTTTGATGGGCAAGGGCGCCGAGTGCATAATAAAAAATTATAAGGAAAAGAAAAAGCTTGATGATATAGAGCCGAGAAGGGATGAAGAATTTTGGAACTTAGACGATTAG
- a CDS encoding SpoIID/LytB domain-containing protein → MNLYRKSNKNLLSLVSIFGCAAFILTFTFFQRVLLHNVSAADYSKYRVVRVGLKFGTNATAAGNAYAANGFYIGYYDSSDNFVNIYTTSDHFITFAKDKNVYISGNTVSTSSSDGSHFVGSFHLSPDATFGTLDETESYVSNVSDKLSAAGLNLTVFPYYNNGTFGVRIGEFASLDDANSKAADVGNAIGAAVNGVGNIKNLLTVIDMNNYVTIFEFSSDSYWPAAKPIQKDGSDPSYIKTGTLYYHGGLEFKRMTGDDVTVVSVVSMDDYVKGVLPYEMSPSWNVEALKAQAVCARTYAIVNHNKHISQGFNVCDETDCQVYNGNSQEGANVVTAANETSGQLLTYSGSPISTFYHSSNGGYTESVKNVWGSEDKPYYTPVPDTYEDLDNINNGRWSSTVSGADLGEYLRGKNYDISEVVKAYVSEFTKPAGNVYSVTFEDAGGKSVTISKCDTVRIKLSKYVKSPRFNIYSGSGGSQPYVTNGTTSVLPSLSQAMAVNGDGTVQAVGGSSTYAVTGSGVQSVDSTGGASGTFEFKGTGWGHNVGMSQYGALGRAKAGISYKNIVTYYFQGTEVTTYNELKG, encoded by the coding sequence ATGAATCTCTACCGCAAATCGAATAAAAATTTGTTATCTTTGGTCAGTATATTCGGATGTGCAGCATTTATACTTACATTTACCTTTTTTCAGAGGGTTTTATTACATAATGTCAGCGCTGCCGACTATTCTAAATACAGAGTCGTCAGAGTCGGGTTAAAGTTCGGCACAAACGCCACTGCCGCCGGTAATGCATATGCGGCAAACGGCTTTTATATTGGATATTACGACTCAAGTGATAACTTTGTAAATATATATACAACATCAGATCATTTTATTACCTTTGCAAAAGATAAAAATGTATATATCAGCGGGAATACGGTCAGTACAAGCAGTTCTGACGGCAGCCATTTTGTCGGATCGTTCCACCTTTCACCGGATGCCACATTCGGGACATTAGACGAGACGGAAAGCTATGTTTCGAATGTTTCAGACAAGCTGTCGGCGGCTGGGCTTAATTTAACTGTCTTTCCTTATTATAATAATGGAACATTTGGCGTAAGGATTGGTGAGTTCGCTTCTCTTGATGATGCGAATTCCAAAGCAGCCGATGTTGGAAACGCTATTGGAGCAGCGGTAAACGGTGTTGGAAATATTAAAAACCTGCTTACTGTTATTGATATGAACAATTATGTCACTATTTTTGAATTCAGTTCCGATTCATACTGGCCGGCGGCAAAGCCGATTCAAAAGGATGGTTCTGATCCTTCCTATATTAAAACAGGGACGCTGTATTACCATGGCGGGCTGGAATTCAAACGCATGACCGGCGACGATGTTACGGTCGTAAGCGTTGTATCTATGGACGACTATGTAAAGGGCGTGCTTCCATATGAAATGTCGCCGAGCTGGAACGTTGAGGCGCTCAAAGCTCAGGCAGTTTGCGCACGCACATACGCAATCGTTAATCACAATAAGCATATTTCCCAGGGGTTCAATGTCTGCGATGAAACAGACTGTCAGGTTTATAACGGCAATTCGCAGGAAGGCGCTAACGTAGTTACAGCCGCAAACGAAACATCAGGCCAGCTTTTAACTTATAGCGGTTCCCCGATATCTACATTTTATCATTCCTCAAATGGCGGGTATACCGAATCGGTTAAAAACGTCTGGGGCAGTGAGGACAAGCCTTATTACACCCCGGTCCCGGATACTTACGAGGATCTTGACAACATCAATAACGGGAGATGGTCAAGCACTGTCTCGGGTGCTGATCTCGGCGAATATCTGCGCGGCAAGAATTATGACATAAGCGAAGTTGTTAAAGCTTATGTGTCTGAATTTACGAAACCAGCAGGTAATGTCTATTCGGTCACATTTGAAGACGCTGGAGGGAAATCTGTTACGATTTCAAAGTGCGACACTGTGCGCATCAAACTTAGCAAATATGTAAAAAGTCCGCGTTTTAATATATATTCGGGTTCAGGCGGCTCACAGCCTTATGTGACGAACGGCACCACATCTGTTCTGCCGTCGCTTTCACAGGCGATGGCGGTAAACGGTGACGGCACTGTACAAGCTGTCGGCGGCTCTTCCACTTACGCAGTTACTGGAAGCGGAGTTCAGTCTGTTGATTCGACGGGTGGAGCTTCAGGAACCTTTGAATTTAAGGGCACCGGCTGGGGACACAACGTCGGTATGAGCCAATATGGCGCTCTTGGACGCGCGAAAGCAGGCATTTCTTACAAGAATATCGTTACATATTATTTCCAGGGCACAGAAGTAACGACATATAATGAATTAAAAGGGTAA
- a CDS encoding cold-shock protein, translating into MNSGTVKWFNAEKGFGFISSNEGGDDVFVHFSAIVSNGYKSLSEGQKVTYDVEKDPRNGKIKASNVNVVK; encoded by the coding sequence ATGAATTCTGGCACAGTAAAATGGTTCAACGCGGAGAAAGGTTTTGGTTTCATTTCCAGCAACGAAGGTGGAGACGATGTATTTGTCCACTTTTCTGCAATTGTTTCTAACGGATATAAGTCGCTGAGTGAAGGTCAGAAAGTAACTTACGATGTTGAAAAAGATCCACGCAATGGTAAGATTAAAGCTTCTAACGTTAATGTCGTAAAATAA
- a CDS encoding DUF3888 domain-containing protein: protein MKKIIVMTLSFILVFGNTSYAAEVPCVNSQNDTAATKEELYKNIFITMIYPYVEKAIQDYYSQYLTYLPGEDPWSYKFLKIEKTPGKNYSYTVQLEAQPYVGPHLSVGADRITLGIDLGQITIEQFEHIKSYELPFNYQDIIKKKLSM, encoded by the coding sequence ATGAAAAAAATTATTGTAATGACTTTATCATTTATTCTTGTATTCGGCAATACTTCATATGCAGCCGAGGTTCCCTGCGTAAACAGTCAAAACGATACAGCCGCAACTAAAGAGGAATTATATAAAAACATTTTTATCACAATGATCTACCCATACGTCGAAAAGGCGATACAGGATTACTATAGCCAGTATTTGACCTATCTTCCTGGCGAAGATCCCTGGTCTTACAAATTTTTAAAAATAGAAAAGACACCGGGCAAAAATTATTCTTATACAGTTCAGCTGGAAGCTCAGCCGTATGTCGGCCCTCATCTGAGCGTTGGCGCCGACCGTATAACGTTAGGAATAGATCTTGGCCAAATAACCATTGAACAGTTCGAGCATATTAAAAGTTATGAGCTTCCATTTAATTATCAGGATATAATTAAAAAGAAACTGTCAATGTGA
- a CDS encoding DUF6179 domain-containing protein, whose product MELRRLDEKPVLKRKEIRKNPFLTAVQEGFRTGGIDADTFQRLNAGIASIVSKLIKKYTCGDSSSVKDETASLILCSVYYTVDAYLNSLGGECDLYSVLCAENINDIYEKGILEIKDCFDKVKSLFKEISENKLVVPLAPYNDLIDEAIPEFLKNYDIEFGATDSVCSIDYPLVFDEIRDEGVFYIYKYLEQLKIETEFCRLFSHKLISKVLYGYQKKYKLDVVNSPLNLFIILADQLIFSVLAGNKNMDFTVTADGFEKTVKRLSGKDQKMIKLILSAAVRKITTVLKIRDDRLIKLMERYQHQYADRLIFAVGNGNAENLVIIEGDDQNRGKAVFKDGVPLEDAEFIQVLAKIEECEDIDEVIGIIRDKIHSIKDLIDVLEADCFFDSEFNMLFKTFDDTELALLGTNVFFEQLRAGGVKLTDAFIEKVNSTAERDWQRYYLEYIKELDDGRKSSIETLVNSIVCDSLE is encoded by the coding sequence TTGGAACTTAGACGATTAGACGAAAAACCTGTTTTAAAAAGAAAAGAAATCCGCAAAAATCCTTTCCTGACAGCTGTGCAGGAGGGGTTCAGGACAGGGGGGATAGATGCTGACACCTTCCAAAGACTTAATGCCGGCATTGCTTCAATTGTTTCAAAGCTTATAAAAAAATACACATGCGGCGACTCAAGCTCTGTTAAAGACGAAACCGCCTCATTGATACTCTGCTCTGTTTATTATACTGTCGATGCATACTTAAACAGCCTCGGTGGTGAATGCGACTTATATTCCGTACTATGCGCTGAGAATATTAATGATATCTATGAAAAAGGCATTTTAGAAATCAAGGATTGTTTTGATAAAGTAAAAAGCTTATTTAAAGAGATCTCGGAAAATAAGCTGGTGGTTCCGCTTGCGCCATACAATGATCTGATAGATGAAGCAATCCCTGAATTTTTAAAAAATTATGATATAGAGTTTGGGGCTACTGACTCGGTATGCAGCATTGATTATCCGCTCGTGTTCGACGAAATACGTGATGAGGGCGTATTTTATATATATAAATACCTCGAGCAGCTTAAAATTGAAACCGAATTTTGCCGGCTTTTTAGCCACAAGCTAATTTCAAAGGTGCTTTACGGGTATCAAAAAAAGTATAAATTGGACGTTGTGAATTCGCCACTAAACCTGTTTATCATACTAGCGGATCAGCTGATATTTTCTGTGCTTGCCGGCAACAAAAACATGGACTTTACCGTTACTGCAGATGGGTTTGAAAAAACGGTAAAAAGGCTTTCGGGCAAAGACCAGAAAATGATTAAGCTGATTTTAAGCGCTGCTGTGAGAAAGATAACTACAGTGCTTAAAATTAGAGACGATAGACTTATAAAATTAATGGAAAGGTATCAGCATCAGTATGCTGATAGGCTGATATTTGCAGTCGGAAACGGGAACGCCGAAAATCTCGTAATTATAGAAGGGGATGACCAAAACCGCGGAAAAGCTGTTTTCAAAGATGGCGTTCCGCTTGAAGACGCCGAATTTATCCAGGTTTTAGCTAAGATAGAAGAATGCGAAGATATAGATGAAGTCATAGGCATAATTCGGGATAAAATCCATAGTATAAAAGATCTTATCGATGTGCTTGAGGCAGACTGCTTTTTCGACAGTGAATTTAATATGCTTTTTAAGACGTTTGACGACACCGAACTTGCTCTTCTCGGCACAAATGTGTTTTTTGAACAGCTTAGGGCTGGCGGTGTTAAGCTGACTGATGCATTTATAGAAAAAGTTAACAGCACTGCCGAAAGAGATTGGCAGAGGTATTATTTGGAGTATATCAAAGAGCTTGACGATGGAAGGAAAAGTTCCATTGAAACACTTGTAAACAGTATAGTTTGCGACAGTTTGGAGTAA
- a CDS encoding glycosyl hydrolase family 18 protein produces the protein MMLMCRLRRLVPLRLFICLVLAILLVPGYSMTADAKKPVDSQPPTAPQNLASTSVSQTSVSMKWSASSDNKGVASYLIYKNSSYITAVTALSYTASGLTAGTTYTFYVKAKDYTGNISASSNVLTVTTTAPTPTPTPTPTPTPSSAKIMSGYYASWSAYSGYTPLSIPASKLTHVNYAFANIGSDLKITMGDPSIDPTNFSNLNQLKKTYPNLKTIISVGGWSWSGKFSDVALTDASRTAFADSVVAFIKQYGFNGVDIDWEYPVGGGLSTNVSRPEDKTNFTLLLQKLREKLDAQGQADGQKYILSIAGGAGSFYTNNTELSLIQNYVDYANIMTYDIHGSWDTYTDFNAPLYNPTETSPQYKWSVDASVKAWTSKGFPASKIVLGVPFYGYIYSGVPNSNYGLYKTFTSGKSITFDSIVSGYLSNPAYIKHVHTDAKVPWLFNGSTFISYDDELSMSEKAQYVINNGLAGATVWELSQNKNGTLLNALTNYIK, from the coding sequence ATGATGCTTATGTGCAGGCTGCGCAGACTGGTTCCGCTTAGGTTGTTTATTTGTTTGGTTTTGGCGATCTTACTCGTCCCGGGGTACAGTATGACGGCGGATGCGAAAAAACCAGTTGATTCACAGCCTCCCACAGCACCGCAGAATCTTGCATCGACATCAGTATCACAGACCTCTGTTTCAATGAAATGGTCGGCATCATCTGATAATAAAGGCGTCGCTTCTTATCTTATCTATAAAAATTCCTCTTATATAACAGCCGTTACTGCTTTAAGCTATACAGCATCCGGGCTTACAGCCGGAACTACATATACTTTTTATGTCAAAGCTAAGGATTACACGGGGAACATATCGGCCTCAAGCAATGTGCTGACGGTTACTACAACTGCGCCGACCCCAACCCCGACACCTACACCCACTCCAACTCCGTCATCGGCAAAGATCATGTCGGGATATTATGCAAGCTGGTCTGCTTACAGCGGTTATACTCCGTTGAGCATTCCGGCATCAAAGCTTACACACGTCAATTATGCTTTTGCAAACATCGGAAGCGACCTGAAAATAACGATGGGCGATCCAAGTATCGATCCAACTAATTTCAGTAATCTGAACCAACTCAAAAAGACATATCCTAATCTTAAAACGATCATTTCGGTCGGCGGATGGAGTTGGTCTGGCAAGTTCTCTGATGTTGCGCTTACAGACGCAAGCAGAACAGCATTTGCCGACAGCGTCGTGGCTTTCATAAAACAGTATGGTTTTAATGGGGTGGACATCGATTGGGAATATCCTGTTGGCGGCGGACTTTCAACAAACGTATCAAGGCCGGAAGATAAAACGAATTTTACGCTGCTGCTTCAAAAACTAAGGGAAAAGCTCGACGCACAGGGACAAGCTGACGGACAGAAATATATTCTTTCAATCGCGGGTGGTGCAGGAAGCTTTTACACCAATAACACCGAACTAAGCCTTATCCAGAATTACGTTGATTATGCTAATATAATGACTTATGACATCCATGGTTCCTGGGATACATACACCGATTTCAATGCTCCGCTTTACAATCCGACTGAAACATCGCCTCAGTATAAATGGAGTGTTGACGCTTCGGTAAAAGCGTGGACTTCTAAGGGCTTTCCAGCTTCCAAGATCGTTTTGGGCGTTCCTTTTTACGGATATATCTACAGCGGTGTTCCAAACAGCAATTATGGTCTTTACAAAACCTTCACAAGCGGAAAATCTATAACTTTTGACAGCATCGTTTCAGGTTATTTAAGCAACCCCGCATACATAAAACATGTCCACACTGACGCAAAGGTTCCGTGGCTGTTTAACGGATCGACATTCATATCCTATGACGATGAACTGTCAATGTCTGAAAAAGCACAGTATGTAATAAATAATGGTCTTGCCGGCGCAACGGTATGGGAGCTGTCGCAGAATAAGAACGGCACGCTATTGAACGCGCTGACGAATTATATAAAATAG
- the asd gene encoding aspartate-semialdehyde dehydrogenase yields the protein MKKYNVGIIGCTGMVGQRFITILSGHPWFEIKVLAASARSAGKPYEEAVAGRWAMTTAMPEEIKKLIVMDATADMEKIAGAVDFVFCAVDMPKDEIKKLETAYAKLECPVISNNSANRKAPDVPMIIPEVNPEHAEIINAQRKRLGTKVGFVAVKSNCSLQSYVPALFPLSKFGLEKALVCTYQAISGAGKTFERWPEMIDNVIPFIGGEEEKSEQEPLKIFGHIEGDKIVDAESPAITAQCIRVPVSDGHMAAVFVSFKNKPSLDEIKKIWVEFKGRPQELSLPSAPKQFLAYFEDDNRPQTGLDRMRENGMGISIGRLRPDTQYDIKFVCISHNTLRGAAGGAVLMAELLCAEGYIPHKQ from the coding sequence ATGAAAAAGTATAATGTTGGCATCATCGGATGTACTGGTATGGTGGGACAGCGTTTCATCACCATTCTTTCGGGACATCCGTGGTTTGAAATCAAGGTTCTTGCCGCAAGCGCTCGCTCTGCCGGCAAGCCATATGAAGAAGCTGTAGCAGGTCGCTGGGCAATGACGACCGCCATGCCCGAAGAAATAAAGAAACTTATTGTTATGGACGCTACCGCAGACATGGAAAAAATCGCAGGCGCTGTTGATTTCGTATTCTGCGCTGTAGATATGCCTAAAGATGAGATAAAGAAGCTTGAAACTGCATACGCAAAGCTTGAGTGTCCTGTTATTTCAAACAACTCCGCAAACAGAAAGGCCCCTGATGTTCCTATGATCATCCCTGAGGTCAATCCTGAGCATGCCGAGATCATTAACGCACAGAGAAAACGTCTTGGCACAAAGGTCGGTTTCGTTGCGGTAAAATCAAACTGCTCGCTTCAGAGCTATGTACCGGCACTCTTCCCTCTGTCCAAATTTGGTCTTGAAAAAGCCCTCGTCTGCACATATCAGGCTATATCTGGTGCCGGAAAAACATTTGAGCGCTGGCCTGAAATGATTGACAATGTCATCCCATTCATTGGCGGCGAAGAGGAAAAGTCCGAGCAGGAACCTCTCAAGATCTTCGGTCATATCGAAGGGGATAAGATTGTTGATGCTGAAAGCCCTGCAATCACAGCCCAGTGCATCCGCGTTCCGGTTTCGGACGGTCATATGGCTGCTGTTTTCGTATCATTTAAAAATAAGCCTTCGCTTGATGAAATAAAGAAAATTTGGGTTGAGTTCAAAGGTCGTCCGCAGGAACTCTCCCTTCCCTCCGCACCGAAGCAGTTTCTTGCCTATTTTGAAGATGATAACCGTCCTCAGACAGGGCTTGACAGGATGCGTGAAAACGGCATGGGCATTTCAATCGGCAGGCTTCGCCCCGACACACAGTATGATATCAAATTTGTATGTATTTCGCATAACACACTTCGAGGCGCAGCTGGCGGCGCAGTCCTGATGGCAGAGCTTCTCTGTGCCGAAGGGTATATCCCGCACAAACAGTAA
- a CDS encoding GNAT family N-acetyltransferase, translating to MEFELRKWLDADAKSVQKYANNKKIADNLRNSFPYPYTLKDAAEYIESFSKSEEKSFCRAISVEGEAVGSVGIFLKDDVYCKSAEIGYWLAEPFWGNGIMSEAVKRICNAAFETYDIVRIFAEPYAYNNGSRRVLEKAGFTLEGILKKSVFKNDKIFDSCIYALVKQ from the coding sequence ATGGAATTTGAATTAAGGAAATGGCTTGACGCTGACGCCAAAAGCGTTCAAAAGTATGCAAATAACAAAAAGATAGCCGATAACCTTCGAAATTCTTTCCCCTATCCGTATACTCTGAAAGATGCAGCCGAGTATATTGAAAGCTTCTCTAAATCCGAAGAAAAAAGCTTCTGCCGCGCAATATCAGTCGAAGGCGAAGCTGTCGGAAGCGTAGGCATATTCTTAAAAGACGACGTCTACTGTAAAAGTGCAGAGATCGGCTACTGGCTTGCAGAGCCGTTTTGGGGAAACGGAATAATGAGCGAGGCTGTAAAGCGCATCTGTAATGCTGCATTTGAAACTTACGATATTGTTCGCATCTTTGCCGAGCCTTACGCTTATAACAATGGTTCGAGGCGTGTCCTTGAAAAAGCCGGTTTTACTCTTGAGGGCATTTTGAAAAAAAGCGTCTTCAAAAACGATAAAATTTTCGATTCCTGCATATATGCGCTTGTAAAACAATAA
- the dapA gene encoding 4-hydroxy-tetrahydrodipicolinate synthase, with amino-acid sequence MKKPLVFTGSGVAIITPFNEDLSINYNKLAELIDLQIDGGTDAIVICGTTGESATMTEEEHMNCIEFAVKHVNGRIPIIAGAGSNDTRTAITISQHAEKAGADALLIVTPYYNKATQSGLVKHYKMIAESVKLPIITYNVPSRTGTNIQPETYLELSKIPNIVATKEANGNISDIARTAALCGDDLYIYSGNDDQIVPILSLGGKGVISVLSNVVPRETHNICEYYFNGKVKESAALQLKMMKLIGALFCEVNPIPVKAAMKLLGHEVGTLRPPLFDISEKGLNSLTSAMKELSLI; translated from the coding sequence ATGAAGAAACCATTAGTATTTACAGGTTCGGGTGTCGCAATTATCACACCCTTTAATGAGGATCTTTCAATAAATTACAATAAACTTGCCGAACTCATAGATCTTCAGATTGACGGAGGTACAGACGCTATCGTTATCTGCGGAACGACCGGTGAATCGGCAACCATGACTGAAGAAGAGCATATGAACTGCATCGAGTTTGCCGTCAAGCATGTGAACGGGCGCATCCCGATCATCGCAGGGGCTGGCAGCAACGATACGAGAACGGCAATCACCATTTCACAGCACGCGGAAAAGGCGGGTGCCGATGCGCTGCTTATTGTAACACCATATTACAATAAAGCTACACAATCCGGCCTTGTGAAGCACTATAAAATGATAGCTGAAAGCGTAAAGCTTCCTATTATTACATACAACGTGCCTTCAAGAACCGGAACTAACATACAGCCTGAGACTTATCTCGAGCTTTCTAAGATCCCGAACATTGTTGCAACAAAAGAGGCAAACGGCAATATTTCCGACATTGCAAGAACGGCCGCTCTCTGCGGTGACGATCTTTATATCTATTCTGGAAACGACGATCAGATCGTTCCGATTTTATCGCTTGGCGGCAAGGGCGTTATTTCAGTTTTATCGAATGTTGTTCCCCGCGAAACGCATAATATATGTGAGTATTACTTTAACGGAAAGGTCAAAGAGAGCGCGGCGCTTCAGCTCAAAATGATGAAGCTTATCGGCGCTTTGTTCTGTGAAGTAAATCCGATTCCCGTAAAAGCGGCAATGAAGCTTTTGGGGCATGAGGTTGGAACGCTTCGTCCCCCGCTTTTCGATATTTCTGAAAAAGGGCTTAATAGTCTTACCTCCGCAATGAAAGAGCTTTCACTTATATAA
- a CDS encoding HD-GYP domain-containing protein, protein TVNAILKTLFQKDSREENHSIRVGELCKLIGHAMGLSRARTTDLALLGMIHDIGKISIDDNIIGKTEKLTSEEYDVIKRHSETGYHIISASPELSYLSEYVLAHHERWDGNGYPNRIIGKDIPLFSRILAVADAYEAITSDRSYHKAKSSAEALAEIKRCSGTQFDPDIVDAFFKLMENK, encoded by the coding sequence ATACTGTTAACGCAATTTTAAAAACGCTTTTTCAAAAAGACAGCCGAGAGGAAAATCATTCGATCAGAGTAGGGGAGCTATGTAAATTGATCGGACATGCAATGGGATTATCGAGAGCCCGCACTACTGATCTTGCACTTCTTGGCATGATTCATGATATAGGGAAAATTTCAATCGATGATAATATAATAGGGAAAACTGAGAAACTCACAAGTGAAGAGTATGACGTAATAAAACGACATTCTGAAACAGGTTATCATATTATATCGGCTTCTCCAGAACTTTCTTATCTTTCTGAATATGTGCTTGCACACCACGAAAGATGGGACGGCAACGGTTATCCAAATAGAATTATTGGTAAAGATATTCCTCTATTTTCAAGGATACTTGCTGTAGCTGATGCATACGAGGCTATTACAAGTGATCGCTCTTACCATAAAGCGAAATCAAGTGCCGAAGCACTAGCCGAGATAAAAAGATGTTCAGGGACGCAGTTCGACCCGGATATTGTCGATGCATTTTTCAAACTGATGGAAAATAAGTAA